From Diceros bicornis minor isolate mBicDic1 chromosome 21, mDicBic1.mat.cur, whole genome shotgun sequence, the proteins below share one genomic window:
- the MCM4 gene encoding DNA replication licensing factor MCM4, whose translation MSSPASTPSRRGSRRGRATPAQMPPSDDTRSSPSQRRRGEDSTSTGELQPMPTSPGADLQSPAAQDTLFSSPPQMHSSTIPLDFDVSSPLTYGTPSSRVEGTPRSGVRGTPLRQRPDLGSARKGLQVDLQSDGPATEDIMASEQSLGQKLVIWGTDVNVATCKENFQRFLQRFIDPLAKEEENIGVDVTEPLYMQRLEEINVIGEPFLNVNCEHIKSFDKSLYRQLICYPQEVIPTFDMAVNEIFFDRYPDSILEHQIQVRPFNALKTKNMRNLNPEDIDQLIAISGMVIRTSQLIPEMQEAFFQCQVCAHTVRVEMDRGRIAEPCVCERCHTTHSMALIHNRSVFSDKQMIKLQESPEDMPAGQTPHTVILFAHNDLVDKVQPGDRVNVTGIYRAVPIRVNPRVSNVKSVYKTHIDVIHYRKTDAKRLHGLDEEAEQKLFSEKRVELLKELSRKPDIYERLASALAPSIYEHEDIKKGILLQLFGGTRKDFSHTGRGKFRAEINILLCGDPGTSKSQLLQYVYSLVPRGQYTSGKGSSAVGLTAYVMKDPETRQLVLQTGALVLSDNGICCIDEFDKMNESTRSVLHEVMEQQTLSIAKAGIICQLNARTSILAAANPIESQWNPKKTTIENIQLPHTLLSRFDLIFLMLDPQDEAYDRRLAHHLVALYYQSQEQVEEEFMDMAVLKDYIAYAHSTVTPRLSQEASQALIEAYVDMRKIGSSRGMVSAYPRQLESLIRLAEAHAKVRFSNKVEAIDVEEAKRLHREALKQSATDPRTGIVDISILTTGMSATSRKRKEELAEALKKLILSKGKTPALKYQQLFEDIRGQSDIAITKDMFEEALRALADDDFLTVTGKTVRLL comes from the exons ATGTCGTCCCCGGCGTCGACCCCGAGCCGCCGCGGCAGCCGGCGCGGGCGGGCCACCCCCGCGCAGATGC CTCCAAGCGACGATACCAGGTCATCTCCATCTCAAAGACGTCGAGGGGAAGATTCCACCTCTACAGGAGAGCTGCAGCCGATGCCCACCTCCCCTGGAGCCGACCTGCAGAGCCCGGCCGCGCAGGATACACTGTTTTCCAGCCCTCCTCAGATGCATTCTTCAA ctatTCCTCTTGATTTTGATGTTAGTTCACCACTGACATATGGCACTCCCAGCTCTCGTGTAGAGGGAACCCCGAGGAGTGGTGTTAGGGGCACACCTCTGAGGCAGAGGCCTGACCTGGGGTCTGCACGGAAGGGCCTGCAGGTGGATTTGCAGTCCGATGGG CCAGCAACAGAAGATATCATGGCAAGTGAGCAGTCTCTAGGGCAAAAACTTGTGATTTGGGGGACAGATGTAAATGTGGCAACGTGCAAAGAGAATTTTCAG AGATTTCTTCAGCGTTTTATTGACCCTCTggctaaagaagaagaaaacattggcgTAGATGTTACTGAACCTCTGTATATGCAACGACTTGAGGAG attaatGTTATTGGGgagccatttttaaatgtaaactgTGAACAcataaaatcatttgacaaaagtcTGTACAGACAGCTCATCTGTTACCCACAG GAAGTTATTCCAACTTTTGACATGGCTGTCAATGAGATCTTCTTTGATCGTTACCCTGACTCGATCTTAGAACATCAGATTCAAGTAAGACCATTCAACGCATTGAAGACTAAGAATATGAGAAACCTGAATCCAGAAG ACATCGATCAGCTGATCGCCATCAGTGGCATGGTAATCAGGACGTCCCAGCTGATTCCAGAGATGCAGGAAGCCTTCTTCCAATGCCAGGTGTGCGCCCACACAGTGCGGGTGGAGATGGACCGTGGCCGCATCGCTGAGCCCTGCGTCTGTGAGCGCTGCCACACCACTCACAGCATGGCGCTGATCCATAACCGCTCCGTGTTCTCCGACAAGCAGATG ATCAAACTTCAGGAGTCTCCTGAAGACATGCCTGCAGGGCAGACGCCTCACACTGTCATCCTGTTTGCTCACAACGACCTTGTCGACAAGGTCCAGCCTGGAGACAGAGTGAACGTTACAG GCATCTATCGGGCTGTTCCTATTCGGGTCAATCCAAGAGTGAGTAATGTGAAGTCTGTCTACAAAACCCACATTGATGTCATTCATTATCGGAAAACTGATGCAAAACGTCTGCATGGCCTTGATGAAGAAGCAGAGCAGAAGCTTTTCTCAGAGAAGCGTGTGGAACTGCTTAAGGAACTTTCCAGAAAACCAGACATTTATGAAAGACTTGCTTCAGCCTTAGCTCCAAGCATTTATGAACATGAGGATATAAAGAAG GGAATCTTGCTTCAGCTCTTTGGCGGAACAAGGAAAGATTTTAGTCACACAGGAAGGGGCAAGTTTCGTGCTGAGATCAACATCCTGCTGTGTGGTGACCCTGGGACCAGTAAGTCCCAGCTGCTGCAGTACGTTTACAGCCTGGTGCCCCGGGGCCAGTACACGTCTGGGAAGGGCTCCAGTGCAGTTGGCCTCACCGCGTACGTCATGAAAGACCCTGAGACAAGGCAGCTTGTCCTGCAGACTGGTGCCCTTGTCCTCAGTGACAATGGCATCTGCTGCATTGACGAGTTTGACAAGATGAATGAAAGTACAAGATCAGTACTGCATGAAGTCATGGAACAGCAGACTCTTTCCATTGCAAAG GCTGGGATTATTTGTCAGCTCAATGCACGCACCTCTATCCTGGCAGCAGCAAATCCTATCGAGTCTCAATGGAATCCTAAAAAAACTACCATTGAAAATATCCAGCTTCCTCACACGTTACTATCAAg GTTCGATTTGATATTCCTCATGCTGGACCCTCAGGACGAAGCCTACGACAGACGTCTGGCTCACCACCTTGTTGCTCTCTACTACCAGAGCCAGGAGCAGGTGGAGGAGGAGTTCATGGACATGGCAGTGCTGAAGGACTACATTGCCTACGCTCACAGCACAGTCACGCCTCGGCTGAGCCAGGAAGCCAGCCAGGCTCTCATCGAG GCTTATGTAGACATGAGGAAGATTGGTAGTAGCCGAGGAATGGTTTCTGCATACCCTCGACAGCTGGAATCGTTAATTCGTTTAGCGGAAGCCCATGCAAAAGTACGATTTTCAAACAAAGTGGAAGCAATTGACGTTGAAGAGGCCAAACGCCTCCATCGGGAGGCTCTGAAGCAGTCTGCAACTGACCCCCGGACTGGCATTGTGGACATATCTATCCTTACTACAG gaatgaGTGCCACATCTCGTAAACGGAAAGAAGAGTTAGCTGAAGCATTGAAGAAACTTATTTTATCCAAGGGCAAAACACCAGCTCTAAAATACCAGCAACTTTTTGAAGATATTCGGGGACAGTCTGACATA GCGATTACCAAAGATATGTTTGAAGAAGCACTGCGTGCCTTGGCTGATGATGACTTCCTGACAGTAACTGGAAAAACCGTTCGCTTGCTCTGA